In Camelus dromedarius isolate mCamDro1 chromosome 4, mCamDro1.pat, whole genome shotgun sequence, the following are encoded in one genomic region:
- the SCG2 gene encoding secretogranin-2 translates to MAETKTHWLGAALSLIPLIFLLSVAEAASFQRNQLLQKEPDLRLENVQKFPSPEMIRALEYIEKLRQQAHKEESNPDYNSYQGVSVPLQQKENGDESHLPESSRDSLSEDEWMKIILEALRQAENEPQSVPKENKPYALNAEKNFPVDVPDDYETQQWPERKLKHMRFTPMYEENSRDNPFKRTNEIVEEQYTPQSLATLESVFQELGKLTGPNNQKRERVDEEQKLYADDEDDLYKANNIAYEDVVGGEDWNPVEEKIESQTQEEVRDSKENVEKNEQINDEMKRSGQLGLQDDDLQKDRKDQLSDDVSKVIAYLKRLVNAAGSGRPQNGQSGERAARLFEKPLDAQSVYQLIEISRNLQIPPEDLIDMLKTGEKPNGSAEPEQDLEIPADLDDISDVDLDHPDLFQNKILSKNGYPKTPGRGGTESLPDGLSVEDILNVLGMENAANQKPPYFPNQYNREKVLPRLPYGPGRSRASQLPKAVWMPDVENRQMTYENLNDKDQELGEYLARMLVKYPEIMNSNQVKRVPSQGSSEDDLQEENQIEQAIKDHLNQHGSQETDKLASVSKRLPVGPPKSDDSPNRQYLDEDLLMKVLEYLNQEKAEKGREHIAKRAMENM, encoded by the coding sequence ATGGCAGAAACTAAGACTCACTGGCTTGGAGCAGCCCTGTCTCTCATCCCTTTAATTTTCCTCCTCTCTGTGGCCGAAGCAGCTTCATTTCAGAGAAACCAGCTGCTTCAGAAGGAACCAGATCTCAGATTAGAAAATGTCCAAAAGTTTCCCAGTCCTGAAATGATCAGGGCTTTGGAGTACATAGAAAAGCTCCGACAAcaagctcacaaagaagaaagcaaCCCAGACTACAATTCCTACCAAGGTGTCTCTGTTCCCcttcagcaaaaagaaaatggtgaTGAAAGTCACTTGCCAGAAAGTTCAAGGGATTCCCTGAGTGAAGATGAGTGGATGAAGATAATACTTGAAGCTTTGAGACAGGCTGAAAATGAGCCCCAGTCTGtaccaaaagaaaataaaccctATGCCTTGAATGCAGAAAAGAACTTTCCAGTGGATGTGCCTGATGATTACGAGACTCAACAGTGGCCAGAGAGAAAGCTCAAGCACATGCGATTCACCCCAATGTATGAAGAGAATTCCAGGGACAACCCCTTTAAGCGCACAAATGAAATAGTGGAGGAACAATATACTCCTCAAAGTCTCGCTACTTTGGAATCTGTCTTCCAAGAGCTTGGGAAGCTGACGGGACCAAACAACCAGAAGCGTGAGAGAGTTGATGAGGAGCAAAAACTTTACGCAGACGATGAAGATGATCTCTACAAGGCCAATAACATTGCCTATGAAGATGTGGTTGGGGGGGAAGATTGGAACCcagtagaagaaaaaatagagagtCAAACCCAGGAAGAGGTAAGAGACAGCAAAGAgaatgtagaaaaaaatgaacaaatcaatgACGAAATGAAGCGTTCAGGGCAGTTGGGTCTCCAGGATGACGATCttcaaaaagacaggaaagacCAACTCTCAGATGATGTCTCCAAAGTAATTGCCTATCTGAAAAGGCTAGTGAATGCTGCAGGCAGTGGGAGGCCACAGAATGGGCAAAGTGGCGAAAGAGCAGCCAGGCTTTTTGAGAAGCCACTTGACGCTCAGTCTGTTTATCAGCTGATTGAAATCTCAAGGAATTTACAGATACCCCCTGAAGACTTAATTGACATGCTCAAAACTGGAGAGAAGCCAAATGGATCAGCAGAACCAGAGCAGGATCTTGAAATTCCTGCTGACCTAGATGACATCTCAGATGTTGACTTAGACCATCCAGATCTGTTCCAAAATAAGATCCTCTCCAAGAATGGCTACCCCAAAACACCTGGTCGTGGTGGGACAGAGTCCTTACCAGATGGGCTCAGTGTTGaggacattttaaatgttttagggATGGAAAATGCAGCAAATCAAAAGCCTCCATATTTTCCCAATCAGTACAACCGAGAGAAGGTTCTGCCAAGACTCCCCTATGGTCCTGGAAGATCTAGAGCCAGCCAACTTCCCAAAGCTGTCTGGATGCCAGATGTTGAAAACAGGCAAATGACATACGAAAATCTGAATGACAAGGATCAGGAATTAGGAGAGTACTTGGCCAGGATGCTAGTTAAATACCCTGAGATCATGAATTCAAACCAAGTGAAGCGAGTTCCCAGCCAAGGCTCATCAGAAGATGACTTACAGGAAGAGAACCAAATCGAGCAGGCCATCAAAGACCATTTGAATCAACATGGCTCTCAGGAGACTGACAAACTGGCCTCGGTAAGCAAAAGGCTCCCTGTGGGGCCCCCGAAGAGTGATGATTCTCCAAACAGACAGTACTTGGATGAAGATCTGTTAATGAAAGTGCTGGAATACCTCAAccaagaaaaggcagaaaagggaagggagcaCATTGCTAAGAGAGCCATGGAAAACATGTAA